A window from Polynucleobacter sp. MWH-UH25E encodes these proteins:
- the serC gene encoding 3-phosphoserine/phosphohydroxythreonine transaminase yields MTFDHRIFNFAAGPATLPKEVLKQAADEMLNWRGLGTSVMEISHRSKEFMEVYEETLQDLRTLMHIPDTYEILLLQGGGLGQNAAIPMNLMPLAKNGPKADFLVTGIWSEKSYKEAQKYGTANLAASSAAEKFNTIPPRSSWNLSSDAAYVHYCANETIGGVEFPDVPDVGGTPLVADISSNILSKEMDVNKCAVWFGGAQKNIGPSGVTIVIIRKDLIGHSMSITPTIWDWAIQANTQSMINTPPTFAIYMAGLGFKWLLKQGGVKVIEKRNQEKADLLYQFIDQSSLYENRVTREYRSRMNVTFFLKDENLNAEFLAQSNAAGLVALRGHKAAGGMRASIYNAMPVEGVKALIEFMRDFERRA; encoded by the coding sequence ATGACTTTCGATCACCGCATCTTCAATTTCGCTGCGGGCCCTGCTACCTTGCCTAAAGAGGTATTGAAGCAGGCTGCCGATGAGATGTTGAATTGGCGTGGGCTTGGCACCAGCGTGATGGAGATTAGCCATCGCAGCAAAGAGTTCATGGAAGTCTATGAAGAGACTTTGCAAGATCTGCGTACGCTGATGCACATTCCCGATACCTATGAAATCTTGCTATTGCAAGGTGGTGGTCTTGGACAAAATGCGGCGATTCCAATGAACTTGATGCCTTTGGCGAAGAATGGTCCCAAGGCGGATTTTTTGGTGACTGGTATTTGGTCTGAAAAATCTTATAAAGAAGCGCAGAAGTACGGAACTGCAAATTTAGCAGCGTCATCTGCTGCGGAAAAATTTAATACGATTCCTCCAAGATCCAGTTGGAATTTATCAAGTGATGCCGCTTATGTGCATTACTGCGCCAATGAAACCATTGGTGGCGTTGAGTTTCCTGACGTACCGGATGTTGGGGGCACACCTTTGGTTGCTGATATCTCGAGCAATATTCTTTCTAAGGAAATGGATGTTAATAAGTGCGCCGTCTGGTTTGGTGGTGCGCAAAAGAATATTGGCCCATCCGGCGTCACGATTGTGATTATTCGTAAAGATCTGATTGGCCATAGCATGAGCATTACCCCAACGATTTGGGATTGGGCTATACAGGCCAATACACAATCGATGATCAATACGCCCCCTACGTTTGCTATCTACATGGCAGGCCTTGGATTTAAGTGGCTCTTGAAGCAGGGTGGCGTAAAAGTAATTGAAAAACGCAATCAAGAAAAAGCGGATTTACTCTATCAGTTCATTGATCAAAGTAGTTTGTATGAAAACCGCGTTACTAGAGAATATCGTTCACGCATGAACGTGACTTTCTTCTTGAAAGATGAGAATCTGAATGCAGAGTTTCTGGCGCAATCAAATGCTGCTGGGCTCGTTGCTTTGCGTGGCCATAAAGCGGCTGGCGGCATGCGTGCCAGCATTTATAACGCAATGCCAGTTGAGGGCGTTAAGGCTCTAATTGAATTTATGCGCGACTTTGAAAGGCGGGCCTAA
- the pheA gene encoding prephenate dehydratase — protein MSTEEQRLAPLREKIDALDAQILDLLTQRAKAAQEVGHVKGGFSSPVFRPERERQVVARLQEINQGPLLPDGIAAIWREVMSACRALEARQTIAYLGPVGTFSEQAAQTYFGHSIAGLPCVSLDEVFKSVEKGAAQFGVVPVENSSEGAISRTLDLLLDSSMRISGEVVLPIRHHLLTMSGILDGVTTVCAHAQALAQCQQWLSVHAPQLKRQAVSSNAEAARLAANDPTLAAIAGDPAQEAYGLQAVAAQIQDDPHNRTRFVVVGNYACQPTGKDQTSLVLSVDNQPGAVHRLLAPLAKHGVSMNRFESRPARKGTWEYHFYIDIAGHADDAKVVAALNELKEVAAFYKNLGSYPHSA, from the coding sequence ATGAGCACTGAAGAACAGCGCCTAGCGCCATTACGTGAAAAAATTGATGCGTTAGATGCCCAAATTTTGGATTTGCTAACTCAGCGTGCTAAAGCGGCCCAAGAGGTAGGTCACGTCAAAGGTGGTTTTTCTTCGCCGGTATTTCGCCCTGAGCGCGAACGTCAAGTTGTTGCTCGCTTACAAGAAATTAATCAAGGCCCTTTGTTGCCTGACGGCATTGCTGCTATCTGGCGCGAAGTTATGTCTGCCTGCCGCGCCTTAGAGGCTCGTCAAACGATTGCCTATCTTGGGCCTGTAGGGACATTTTCTGAGCAGGCAGCGCAAACCTATTTCGGCCACTCAATTGCTGGCTTGCCTTGCGTTAGCTTGGATGAGGTATTTAAGTCGGTTGAGAAGGGCGCGGCGCAATTTGGTGTGGTGCCTGTTGAAAACTCAAGCGAAGGTGCGATTTCTCGCACTCTAGATTTGTTGTTAGATTCTTCGATGCGAATTAGCGGTGAAGTTGTTTTACCTATTCGCCATCACCTGTTAACAATGAGCGGCATCTTAGACGGTGTGACCACTGTCTGCGCCCATGCGCAAGCTTTAGCTCAATGTCAGCAATGGTTAAGCGTGCACGCGCCACAGCTAAAGCGTCAAGCAGTTAGTAGTAATGCGGAAGCGGCGCGCCTTGCCGCTAACGATCCAACATTGGCTGCTATTGCTGGTGATCCCGCCCAAGAAGCCTATGGCTTGCAGGCAGTGGCAGCGCAAATTCAGGATGACCCACACAATCGCACTCGCTTTGTTGTGGTGGGCAACTATGCTTGCCAACCTACTGGTAAGGATCAAACATCATTAGTGCTGTCTGTAGATAACCAGCCAGGCGCAGTACATCGTTTGTTGGCGCCATTGGCAAAGCATGGCGTCTCTATGAACCGTTTCGAATCTCGCCCAGCTCGCAAAGGCACTTGGGAGTATCACTTTTATATCGACATCGCAGGCCATGCTGATGATGCAAAGGTGGTTGCTGCTTTAAATGAGTTAAAGGAAGTGGCCGCGTTTTATAAGAATCTTGGCTCTTATCCTCATTCTGCGTGA
- the hisC gene encoding histidinol-phosphate transaminase has protein sequence MTSKIGLKHIHAIAPYVGGRPISEVAREYGLDENKIVKLASNENPLGMPKSAQEAMLKAASDLGRYPDSNGFELKNVLSSSLGVPSDWITLGNGSNDILELAARAVAQSGDEVIFSKHAFAVYPLATQAVGAKAVEVAATSSYGHDLLAMLAAVKAAGDKAKLVFVANPNNPTGSYLTAKEIEDFLVSLPSHVVVVLDEAYNEYLTPEQRYDAIAWVKRFPNMILSRSFSKAYGLAGLRIGYGVAQPHLTDLLNRIRQPFNVNSLAQAAAIAAFQDKAFLQKGFELNCAGYQQLTKAFDQLGLRYLPSAGNFVLVKVGDDDQAGARMNLALLKRGIIVRPVGNYGLPQWLRISIGLPDENAAFIDALKAILASE, from the coding sequence ATGACTTCTAAGATTGGCTTAAAACACATTCATGCGATTGCCCCTTACGTTGGCGGCCGTCCGATTAGTGAAGTGGCGCGTGAATACGGTCTTGATGAAAACAAGATCGTGAAATTAGCGTCTAATGAAAACCCATTGGGAATGCCAAAGTCTGCTCAAGAAGCGATGCTTAAAGCTGCTAGCGACTTAGGGCGTTACCCTGACTCCAATGGATTTGAGTTAAAGAATGTTTTATCTAGCTCTTTAGGTGTGCCGTCTGATTGGATAACACTCGGTAATGGCAGCAACGATATTTTGGAGTTAGCTGCTCGTGCAGTTGCGCAATCAGGTGATGAGGTGATTTTCTCTAAGCATGCATTTGCTGTTTACCCACTGGCCACTCAGGCGGTTGGGGCAAAAGCGGTAGAGGTTGCGGCAACCTCAAGCTACGGACATGATTTGCTAGCGATGTTGGCCGCCGTTAAAGCTGCAGGTGACAAAGCAAAATTGGTTTTTGTAGCGAACCCCAACAATCCGACGGGAAGCTATCTCACCGCGAAAGAGATTGAAGACTTTTTAGTGTCGTTGCCATCACATGTTGTGGTGGTTTTGGATGAGGCCTACAACGAATACCTCACACCAGAGCAACGTTACGATGCGATCGCTTGGGTGAAGCGTTTTCCGAATATGATTTTGTCGCGTAGCTTTTCAAAGGCTTACGGTCTTGCAGGTCTGCGCATTGGTTATGGGGTTGCTCAGCCACATTTAACGGATTTATTAAATCGTATTCGTCAGCCATTCAATGTCAATAGTCTGGCGCAAGCGGCTGCGATTGCCGCTTTTCAGGATAAAGCGTTTTTGCAAAAGGGCTTTGAGCTCAATTGCGCTGGTTACCAACAACTCACGAAAGCATTTGATCAACTAGGACTTCGCTATTTGCCATCTGCAGGCAATTTTGTATTGGTGAAGGTGGGTGATGATGACCAAGCCGGCGCGCGCATGAATTTAGCTTTGCTCAAGCGCGGCATTATTGTTCGTCCAGTTGGTAACTATGGACTACCACAGTGGTTGCGTATTTCGATTGGTTTGCCAGATGAGAATGCAGCTTTTATTGACGCATTAAAAGCAATCTTGGCGAGCGAATGA
- a CDS encoding prephenate dehydrogenase/arogenate dehydrogenase family protein produces MTIINPASNYGTVTIVGVGLIGASLGLALKKAGVVTKVLGVGRSKENLDQAQKMGAIDGVVDLVEATKQSDVIVLCVPVAQMRAAFEVMEPLLESRTMITDAGSTKGDVILAAKEVLGKKACQFVPAHPIAGGAQHGASAAKADLFQGKQTIICPLQENSPEDTALITGFWESVGSVVKKIGVVQHDAIYAAVSHLPHILSYALMASVVNSEDAEQKLGHVGAGFKDFTRIAASSPEMWRDICLGNRTAILKELDQYLLIVNHMRKLIAENDGAGLEKLFNKASKARQDLDASE; encoded by the coding sequence ATGACCATAATTAATCCAGCTAGCAATTACGGTACCGTCACTATTGTGGGTGTTGGTTTAATTGGGGCGTCTCTGGGCTTAGCTCTTAAAAAAGCAGGAGTAGTCACAAAGGTTTTGGGTGTTGGTCGCAGTAAAGAAAATTTAGATCAAGCGCAAAAGATGGGTGCGATTGATGGCGTAGTGGATTTGGTAGAAGCTACAAAGCAGTCTGATGTCATTGTGCTTTGTGTGCCTGTAGCGCAAATGCGCGCAGCCTTTGAAGTTATGGAGCCTCTTCTTGAGTCACGCACCATGATTACGGATGCTGGCAGCACTAAAGGTGATGTCATTTTGGCGGCTAAAGAAGTTTTAGGAAAGAAAGCTTGTCAGTTCGTGCCAGCACATCCGATTGCCGGTGGTGCGCAACATGGCGCTAGCGCAGCTAAGGCAGATTTGTTTCAAGGGAAACAAACCATTATTTGCCCTTTGCAAGAAAACTCACCAGAAGACACTGCATTAATCACCGGATTTTGGGAGTCAGTAGGATCCGTTGTGAAGAAAATTGGCGTTGTGCAGCATGATGCTATTTATGCTGCAGTCTCACACTTGCCGCACATTTTGTCTTATGCCCTAATGGCTAGCGTGGTGAACTCTGAGGATGCGGAACAAAAACTGGGTCATGTTGGCGCAGGATTTAAAGATTTCACACGCATCGCTGCTTCCAGCCCAGAGATGTGGCGTGATATTTGTCTTGGTAATCGCACCGCCATTCTGAAAGAGCTTGATCAGTATTTATTGATCGTCAATCACATGCGTAAATTGATTGCGGAAAATGATGGCGCTGGTTTAGAGAAATTATTCAATAAGGCAAGTAAGGCGCGCCAAGATTTGGATGCATCTGAATGA
- the aroA gene encoding 3-phosphoshikimate 1-carboxyvinyltransferase, with protein sequence MPDISIGPFKRAQGSIVLPGSKSISNRALLLAALSSGTTTLKNLLDADDTQVMRNALRQLGLMVTDKENHVCVVEGCGGKFPVQDADLFMGNAGTAIRPLTAALAMQGGNYRLSGVARMHERPIRDLVDGLRQVGAKIEYELQEGYPPIKILASSIQIKDVVKVRGDVSSQFLTALLMALPLVATEPVRIEVLGELISRPYIDITLKLMARFGVTVSCPDSQSFVIPAKTSDAVYKSPGHLSVEGDASSASYFLALGAIGGGPVRVLGVGKDSIQGDVAFADALALMGAKITAGEDWIEVAGVKNASGKLNGITLDCTEIPDAAMTLAVAALFADGPTRLNSIASWRVKETDRIAAMAKELKKVGAIVEEGADYIVVQAPASLSDWKSPSEGIGTYDDHRMAMCFSLAAFGPNALKINDPNCVAKTFPTYFSEFATVVA encoded by the coding sequence TTGCCTGATATCAGTATTGGCCCATTCAAACGAGCACAAGGCTCGATTGTCTTGCCAGGCTCAAAGAGTATTTCTAATCGCGCGTTATTACTTGCAGCACTTTCCTCTGGAACTACGACTCTTAAAAACTTATTGGATGCTGATGACACCCAAGTCATGCGTAATGCCTTGCGCCAGCTTGGACTGATGGTCACCGACAAAGAGAATCATGTTTGTGTGGTTGAGGGTTGTGGTGGAAAATTTCCTGTGCAAGATGCAGACCTCTTTATGGGCAATGCGGGTACTGCTATTCGACCATTGACCGCTGCTTTGGCAATGCAGGGCGGTAACTATCGTCTCTCAGGTGTTGCACGCATGCACGAGAGACCGATTCGCGATCTAGTTGATGGTTTACGTCAAGTGGGCGCAAAGATTGAATACGAATTACAAGAGGGTTATCCGCCGATTAAGATTTTGGCCTCATCTATTCAGATTAAAGATGTGGTGAAGGTACGTGGCGATGTATCGAGTCAATTCTTGACCGCATTGTTGATGGCTTTACCTTTAGTGGCAACTGAACCGGTGCGCATTGAAGTATTAGGCGAGCTAATTTCACGTCCATACATCGATATCACCTTAAAGTTGATGGCTAGGTTTGGAGTGACTGTTTCCTGCCCTGATTCTCAGTCGTTTGTAATCCCAGCTAAAACATCTGATGCGGTTTATAAAAGTCCTGGTCATTTATCTGTTGAGGGCGATGCTTCGTCTGCCTCTTACTTTTTAGCCTTAGGGGCTATTGGTGGTGGCCCAGTGCGCGTGTTGGGTGTGGGTAAAGATAGCATTCAAGGGGATGTGGCATTTGCTGATGCGCTTGCCTTGATGGGCGCCAAGATTACTGCTGGTGAGGATTGGATAGAGGTAGCGGGTGTAAAAAATGCCAGCGGCAAACTTAATGGCATTACTTTGGACTGTACGGAAATTCCAGATGCGGCGATGACTCTGGCAGTTGCCGCTTTATTTGCTGATGGCCCAACCCGCTTAAACAGTATTGCGAGCTGGCGCGTTAAGGAAACGGATCGAATTGCTGCGATGGCAAAAGAGTTAAAAAAAGTTGGTGCAATTGTTGAGGAAGGCGCTGACTACATCGTGGTGCAAGCACCAGCATCACTCAGTGATTGGAAATCTCCAAGCGAGGGTATTGGCACATACGATGACCATCGCATGGCAATGTGTTTCTCATTAGCTGCGTTTGGACCGAATGCACTCAAGATTAATGATCCAAACTGCGTGGCAAAAACCTTCCCAACGTATTTCTCAGAATTTGCAACGGTAGTTGCGTAA
- the cmk gene encoding (d)CMP kinase, with the protein MSQFPVIAIDGPTASGKGTVASLVAQKLGFHYLDSGALYRLVALASEKEGIDAKNGPELGLLVPKLLISFKNNQVFLNNEDATEAIRAENIGLRASAVAVHPEVRTALVSLQRSFRQSPGLVADGRDMASVIFPDAILKVFLTATAAARAERRYKQLIAKGFSAKLEDLLQDLQERDARDSSRGTAPLLVADGAKVLETSDLSIDQAVKTVLDWYQSAIA; encoded by the coding sequence ATGAGTCAGTTTCCAGTTATTGCCATTGATGGACCTACTGCTTCTGGCAAGGGAACGGTTGCATCTTTAGTAGCTCAAAAGTTAGGCTTTCATTATTTGGATAGCGGTGCCTTGTATCGTTTGGTGGCACTAGCCAGTGAAAAAGAGGGAATCGATGCTAAAAATGGGCCAGAATTAGGCCTTTTGGTGCCTAAGTTGTTGATTTCATTCAAAAATAATCAAGTTTTTTTGAATAATGAGGACGCGACTGAGGCTATTCGGGCGGAAAATATCGGTTTGAGAGCCTCTGCAGTAGCAGTTCATCCAGAGGTGCGCACCGCTTTGGTGAGCTTGCAGCGCAGTTTTAGGCAATCTCCAGGTTTGGTGGCGGATGGTCGCGATATGGCCAGTGTGATATTTCCAGATGCGATTTTGAAGGTTTTCCTCACTGCAACAGCTGCCGCAAGAGCCGAGCGTCGCTATAAGCAATTGATAGCTAAGGGATTTTCTGCTAAACTAGAAGACTTGCTGCAGGATTTACAGGAGCGTGATGCCAGAGATAGCAGTAGAGGCACCGCCCCCTTGTTAGTCGCAGACGGTGCAAAAGTGCTCGAAACATCAGATTTATCGATAGATCAAGCAGTTAAGACAGTTTTAGATTGGTATCAATCTGCAATTGCTTAG
- the rpsA gene encoding 30S ribosomal protein S1, giving the protein MSESFAELFEESLTRSNMKTGQVISAEVLRIDHNFVVVNAGLKSEAFIPVEEFHNDAGEIEVAPGDFVSVAIDALENGYGDTILSRDKAKRLASWLNLEKALEQAEIVTGTVTGKVKGGLTVMVNGIRAFLPGSLVDTRPIKDTSPYEGKTMEFKVIKLDRKRNNVVLSRRAVVEASQGEERAKLMSNLKEGAVVTGLVKNITDYGAFVDLGGIDGLLHITDLAWRRVRHPSEMLTVGQEVTAKILKFDQEKNRVSLGVKQLGDDPWVGIARRYPPNTRLFGKVTNLTDYGAFVEIESGIEGLVHVSEMDWTNKNVAPSKATALGTEVEVMVLDIDEDKRRISLGIKQCKANPWEEFARSQQKGDKLSGAIKSITDFGVFIGLPGGIDGLVHLSDLSWNEPGEEAVKKYKKGDEVEATVLAIDVEKERISLGIKQLSGDPFNNYTSVNDKGAMVTGTVKSVDAKGATIHLADEVEAYLRASEISTDRVEDARNVLKEGDSVTAMIINIDRKSRVINLSIKAKDSSDQQDAMSKLQGDAQSGTTNLGALLKAKLDNQG; this is encoded by the coding sequence ATGTCTGAATCATTTGCAGAACTATTTGAAGAATCATTAACCCGATCGAATATGAAGACCGGCCAAGTTATTTCGGCTGAAGTTCTTCGCATCGACCATAACTTCGTCGTTGTTAACGCTGGCTTAAAGTCTGAAGCGTTTATTCCTGTTGAAGAATTCCATAACGACGCTGGCGAGATTGAAGTAGCTCCTGGCGATTTCGTTTCTGTTGCTATTGACGCTCTTGAGAACGGCTATGGCGACACCATCCTCTCCCGTGACAAAGCGAAGCGCTTAGCATCATGGTTGAATTTGGAAAAAGCTCTCGAGCAAGCTGAGATCGTTACTGGTACTGTTACTGGTAAGGTTAAAGGCGGCTTGACAGTAATGGTGAACGGTATCCGCGCATTCTTGCCTGGATCACTCGTTGATACACGTCCAATCAAAGACACTAGTCCTTACGAAGGTAAGACTATGGAGTTCAAGGTTATCAAGCTTGACCGTAAGCGTAACAACGTAGTGTTGTCACGTCGTGCGGTTGTTGAAGCTAGCCAAGGTGAAGAGCGTGCTAAGTTGATGTCTAACTTGAAAGAAGGTGCAGTGGTTACTGGCCTCGTTAAGAACATCACTGATTACGGCGCATTCGTTGACCTCGGTGGTATTGATGGTCTCTTGCACATTACCGATTTGGCATGGCGTCGTGTGCGTCACCCAAGCGAGATGTTGACTGTTGGTCAAGAAGTAACTGCGAAGATCTTGAAGTTTGATCAAGAGAAAAACCGTGTTTCACTCGGTGTGAAACAACTTGGTGATGATCCATGGGTTGGTATCGCTCGTCGTTACCCACCAAATACCCGTTTATTCGGCAAAGTAACCAACCTGACCGACTACGGCGCATTCGTTGAAATCGAAAGCGGCATCGAAGGTTTGGTACACGTTTCTGAAATGGACTGGACCAACAAAAACGTTGCTCCAAGCAAGGCTACTGCATTGGGTACCGAAGTTGAAGTTATGGTTCTCGATATTGATGAAGACAAGCGTCGTATTAGCTTGGGTATCAAGCAGTGCAAAGCAAATCCATGGGAAGAGTTTGCGCGTTCGCAGCAAAAAGGCGACAAGCTTTCTGGCGCAATCAAGTCGATTACCGACTTTGGTGTGTTCATTGGCTTGCCTGGCGGTATCGATGGCTTGGTTCACCTCTCTGACCTCTCATGGAATGAGCCAGGCGAAGAAGCTGTTAAGAAATACAAAAAAGGTGATGAAGTTGAAGCCACCGTATTGGCAATCGATGTTGAGAAAGAGCGTATCTCTCTCGGTATCAAGCAATTATCTGGTGACCCATTCAACAACTACACCTCTGTCAATGACAAAGGCGCAATGGTAACCGGCACTGTGAAGAGTGTTGATGCCAAAGGTGCAACTATTCATTTGGCTGATGAAGTTGAAGCTTACTTGCGTGCTTCTGAGATCTCAACAGATCGCGTTGAAGATGCACGCAATGTATTGAAAGAAGGCGATAGCGTAACTGCCATGATCATTAACATTGATCGTAAGTCACGCGTAATCAACCTTTCAATCAAAGCAAAAGACAGCTCTGATCAACAAGATGCAATGAGCAAGCTCCAAGGTGATGCGCAGTCTGGCACAACCAATTTGGGTGCTTTGTTAAAAGCAAAATTGGATAATCAAGGCTAA
- a CDS encoding integration host factor subunit beta, giving the protein MTDQEQQAITRSELVESLAEQFPQLLPRDVELAVKTLLDTMTQALAEGKRIELRGVGSFVLHHRPARTGRNPKSGEKVLIPEKRVPHFKPGKELRERVDYKPLKQASPKEGTGA; this is encoded by the coding sequence ATGACAGATCAAGAGCAACAAGCAATTACCCGCTCCGAACTAGTGGAGAGCTTAGCGGAACAGTTTCCGCAGCTATTGCCTAGGGATGTGGAGTTGGCGGTAAAAACATTGTTGGACACAATGACTCAAGCCTTGGCAGAAGGTAAGCGTATTGAGTTGCGTGGCGTGGGAAGTTTTGTACTTCATCATCGTCCTGCGCGAACTGGTCGCAATCCGAAGTCTGGTGAGAAGGTATTGATTCCAGAAAAGCGTGTACCGCACTTTAAGCCTGGCAAAGAGTTGCGTGAGCGAGTTGATTACAAGCCTTTGAAACAGGCGAGCCCTAAAGAGGGTACTGGTGCCTAG
- the lapB gene encoding lipopolysaccharide assembly protein LapB: MIQIATSWLLLLPVMFGIGWLASRWDLRLENRMDERERMRQQRSTFKGLSLLLNEQPDQAIETLVKIAQLDPETVELHFSLGNLFRRRGETERAIRVHQHLANRDDLKPRDRDHAAYELGRDFLRAGLLDRAEASLNRVGEGKYAVPAKESLLEMYQVERDWKKAIIAATELETLQGKSHRTEIAQFHCELAQDALRRKDLREAEQSIQRALQAVPNHARGLILQGDYLMAMERPAQAIEVWGVVADSHPAYMHLLADRWMLAHTALGKESEGLDRLCALLKTQATGELLDIVHKQVMKIRGPEAANTMLSEVMQHSPSLSALSKLAETRVALEEGNANPERLSELQSILNLLRQRTTSLARYTCGNCGFRARRFYWQCPGCNNWEAYSPRRSEGVAPSGPSM, translated from the coding sequence ATGATTCAAATCGCGACATCTTGGTTGTTGTTGCTACCAGTCATGTTTGGTATTGGTTGGCTAGCTTCCCGTTGGGATCTGCGACTTGAAAATCGCATGGATGAGCGCGAGCGCATGCGTCAACAGCGCTCCACCTTTAAAGGTCTGAGCCTTTTGTTAAACGAGCAACCAGATCAAGCTATTGAGACGCTGGTCAAGATAGCGCAGTTAGACCCTGAAACGGTTGAATTGCATTTTTCTTTGGGAAATTTATTCCGTCGCCGTGGTGAAACCGAACGTGCGATTCGGGTGCATCAGCACTTAGCTAATCGCGATGACTTAAAGCCACGTGATCGAGATCATGCCGCCTATGAATTGGGTCGTGACTTTTTGCGTGCAGGCCTATTGGATCGCGCAGAAGCTTCACTGAATCGTGTGGGTGAAGGGAAATATGCTGTCCCAGCAAAAGAAAGTCTTTTGGAGATGTATCAAGTAGAGCGTGACTGGAAGAAGGCCATCATTGCTGCTACTGAACTCGAGACTCTTCAGGGTAAATCTCACCGTACCGAAATTGCTCAATTTCATTGCGAGCTAGCTCAAGATGCGCTGCGCCGAAAAGATTTGCGTGAAGCTGAGCAATCTATTCAGCGTGCTTTGCAAGCTGTGCCAAATCATGCGCGCGGACTTATTTTGCAGGGTGACTATTTAATGGCGATGGAGCGCCCTGCACAAGCTATTGAAGTATGGGGTGTAGTTGCTGATTCACATCCTGCCTATATGCACCTATTGGCGGATCGTTGGATGCTGGCTCATACCGCCTTAGGCAAAGAGTCTGAGGGCTTAGATCGACTCTGCGCACTCTTAAAAACTCAGGCTACTGGCGAGTTGTTGGATATTGTGCATAAGCAAGTTATGAAGATTCGTGGCCCAGAAGCCGCCAATACGATGTTGTCTGAGGTAATGCAACATTCGCCCAGCTTGAGTGCCTTATCAAAGCTTGCTGAAACGCGCGTTGCATTAGAGGAAGGCAATGCCAACCCAGAGAGACTTTCGGAGTTGCAGTCCATTCTGAATCTCTTGCGCCAACGTACAACGAGTTTGGCTCGTTATACCTGTGGTAATTGTGGCTTCCGTGCTCGCAGATTCTATTGGCAGTGCCCAGGTTGTAATAATTGGGAGGCATACTCACCAAGACGCTCAGAAGGTGTTGCACCCAGCGGCCCTTCAATGTAA